The Chelonoidis abingdonii isolate Lonesome George chromosome 11, CheloAbing_2.0, whole genome shotgun sequence genomic interval AGAGGTGCAGACGGAGGAGTTTGTTGGATGGTTTGGGTCACTCACGAGGACGGACTCTCTTCCAGGCCCCTGGAGTGTGTGTCACACTCATACCTCCCCATCACTGGTATCAtgtgttgctttgttttttcagAGATCCCATTTTATGTAGAAGGCCGACACCCCCAGTCCTTAATGGGAAAGAATTTCCATGCCTACCTGTTGGAGCTGAGAAATTCCAGCACTCCATTCAGAGGTATCCGCAAAACCTTGATTGACACCCTCCTGGATGGGTATGATACTGCTCGCTATGGGACAGGGGTGAGTGTCAGCCCAGATCTTCTTTGGTCTTTGCCAAAGGGGTGAATTCCCGCAGAGCCAGGTCTTTCACCTCGCAGCATTTCCCCACAATTCCCCTCTGTTCTGCCCGCTGCTGCGAACAGGACCAAGGACAATGCATGCCAGGAATCCAGGATCTCTAAAGCGCTCTTCTGTTTGTGTTCAGGTCTTTGGGAAGATGGAATATCTGAAGTACCAGGGTGCCCTGACTGAGCTTGCGAACATGTAAGTGTAACTGGCAATGGGGATGTTTAACATCCGAGCCTTGGGCTGCATGGCAATCCATTGAAGGGGGTTGTGGATGGTGAAATTCTGCAGCTGGCTGTGTCTGTACAGGGACTGAGAAGGGAGAGGCCAAAACCCAATTGACAAAGATGTGTACCCTTTAGGAAGGCCCCCAAAATAGTCCCAGCCAGCAGAGTTCCTAGTGCTTTCATGGTTGTCGGAGGCAGGCAGTCTGTCTCTCTGAGGCATCGGGTGAGGGACGGAGCCACTTGACCCAGTTCTTAAGGCCCTTACCTCAGAGCTGTGAGGCAGAGCAACCAAACTGACAGAAAAGCAGCGTCTGTAGGGCTCAGGTCAGGAGTGGCCTGGGGCCTGCAACCTATGGCAGCCAGCATGGCTTCTGGTCCCGTCTGTTGTTCAGTTTCCTTGTGGTGTTTTCCTTGACCACGCCTAGGCTGTCCCTTGTACAGGTTAACGAGTACACTCTGCCACAATTTGCCTGCCCAGACCTGCCTTCCGAGAGCCTGCCCCCATTGATTTAACTGACTGGCACATCTCATTAGGCTTCTTGCAGTCACATTCGCTCAGGAAGGGTTGCTCTCTGTTCCGGATGGATTCAGTAACCTCTCCTTTTTCTCCACAGTATCAAAGCGCGAGGAGGTAGCAGCCAGAGGCAGCACCAGTCAGCAGCAAAGGACCTCACGCTCTCGCCTGATATCTCCAACCCAACCACCATCCAGGTCACCTACCTGCCTTCCAGCCAGAAGAGCAAACGTGCCAAACACTTCCTGGAGCTGAAGAGCTTCAAGGACAACTACAACACACTGGAGAGCACCCTGTGAGCTGCGGCAGGAGCACTGCTCCTGGGACCTGCCACTGAGAGCCCCTTGCTGGGTGGGGCAAGTCACAAGGGGCGTTTGGCAACAGTCCATGTCCAGGTGGCAGCTGGAAGGCGGGAAGTCACTGGGCTCATGGGTCACTCTCTGCTACATGGAGTTGGATTTAACAGCGACATCATGCTGGGGATACCTGGCCTCTGGGCAGGAGGCCCTTTCCAAAGCTGTGTATAGGCTGCAGAACAGGGAGCTGAGCAGCAGCCGGCATGGGCCTTGTGGTTTGGGCTCTGAAGAGATTCCAGACGCAATCCCGTTTGAGTGGCTAGTGTCCCTCTGGAGCCTCTAGCCCTGTGAACAGAACATTTGAGTAGCTTGAGCTTATTTATAAAAGACACTGCTCCAGGGCAGTGCTCCTGCACCTCTCCGTACTGACTGTGCTGGCTTCATTTACTCCACCAACCCTCCATCTCTCCCAGCGATGGCTCGAGGGCTGAGGCCAGAGGTAGTTTCCAGCTCCCTCGCTGGAGCCACTGACTGGGCTTTCCAAAGGCTAAATGCCTGGGGCGGGGGAGAGTGTTGGTTCCCTCTGATCCAAGCAGGGCCTGTGGTTCCATCCGCCCCCTCCTTCTCAGCCTGTTGTGCTTGAATTGCCTTTTAGACCGGGGGCGAGGGGGGGTGTTGATATCTTCAGCCTAGTtgaaccccacccccacagtgAATGGCTGTGTCCTGCTCTTGGGGGGTGAGGGTGCTGCTGCTCACTCTCTCTTCCACATGCCCCAGCTGGGTGAAAACCTTCCCTGTTCTCTGCTGCTCTCACCAGCACCTCATGCCATTCACCATGGACTCCTGCAGGCcacctggggaaggggcagcagcgCAGCCTCTGGCGAAAGCTCCCAGGCTGCCAGCAGTCCCTTGCAAACTGAGTATGCTGCGTGCCAGTCACCTGGGCTTGGCagatcccagctctgggctggaggaggtgcccctggcagccaggcctgctctctctctttttaaattgctgtttaataaaaggAACATTCCCGTGTGGCCAACATGCACCATTGCTCTTTGATGGCAGGAAGCCCCTATTTGACCTCCTCAGGGCTGCATATGCTGCTCTCGGGACAGCCTGCACCTTGGCCCAGCTGCTGGGGCGTGACTAAGAAAAAGTGGGGGAAGTGTCTAATCCCAGGGTGGAGGTGGCTGGTGCAGCTGCCTGGGCTCTCCAGGGAGTGGGTGTGGGGGCTTCCGAGAAAGGTCTCTGCACTGAGCAGCCTCCTGCATCACCTAGCCAAGAACAGCTGGGAGCCCCCAAGgctctgctgcctgcctgcttccTCTCCAGCTCAGGAACGTGGGCCCTTCCCTGGCGAAGGGCTCTGCAGAGTGCCCCCTCCACTCGGGCTGGCTACAGTGGGATTACACACTGCTACTGGCAGGCTGGGACTCTCACTGCATCGCAtgcttctttctctgtctccacCTCCCTGGGAGAAAGGGTGGGGTGGCTCcttattttacacatggggagcAGAGGAGGTGACCCACCactctgcctgcagagctgggatgaAAAGGCAGAGTCTTGGCTCGCTTTCCCTGTCTCAGCACCAGTTGGGGTGGGGTCATTCCTGCATGGGCTCTCAGGGCAGGAGGGTGGGCGCTGCGTCCCAGGAAGAGCAGTTCAGTTTTGTAGATGGATTTGGGGGTACGTATCTGAAGTCCCTGCCCTGTGGGGATGTGAGGATGCAGCATTAACAGCTGGgaaaagcacttggagatcctgGCATGTAAAGCAGCAGCACTAGATAGCACATCTGCCCCGGAGGAGGGGCAGTCTCCACAAGGGGCTGGATTGACGGGggtctgtggggggaggggtaatcaTTACATGCCCTTGCCCCACCCACTGTGCCCCTGGGATTCTCCCCGGCATGGTGCCTCTGCATTGCACTTCGGGCCCATGGGAGTGTCCCCAGTGTGGCAGGGCCCTTCCACTGTTACCTTCAGCGAGAGCTGACTGCCTTTAGCTCAAAGCCCCTCGGCTGTATTTCCCGCCCTTCACCCTGCCTGCCGCCATGGTGGGGACAGGCAGCACTGCTCCCACCGAGGGAGAAGAGTGTTGGGTACGGCCCTATGAACTGGAAACGGGAATCTTAATATATTTCCCAGGCTGATGCTGAAGTGTGTACGGCAAGGGGAGAGCACGGGGTTAGGGGCGGCCAGTGTTGATCTAGCTCCTGGGCACACCTGTACTCACACCTCATGCAAACTGTGGGACCTGGAAGAAATTCTCGGTCGCAGGGCGTATGCAAGCACCTGTGACTCAgctcgccacactggccaaacaacGGCCCTGCCTCGTACCATCCTCACGCTTGGAGAGCGCAGGCCCTGCACAGGCTGATGAGATGGACCGGGGCATGCTGGGACCCAAAGGCTCTGGAGTTGGCATGTccattgcagaggaaggtggcAGCCACGCACTGTCAGTTCATGCCAGTCGGGTGCAGTCCCTGGGTTCTTTGCCAGCTGCCATCAGCCCTTCAGTCTGGCCAAGTGTGAATGGGTCAGGGCTGTTTGCTGCCCCTGTTCGAGACGGGGCTCACAATTACCAAGTGTCAGCTACTGAGACTGCCTGAATGGGCACCCAGAACCTGGGCACTGGAGACACCCCGCGCCTTGGCCGACGGGCAGGGAGTGGCTTTGTACGGTAGGTGTGTGCATCGCACGGCACGTGGGGTCCTGCACCCCTGCTCCGCTAGCAACATTTCCTTTGTGATTGCAGGGGGGGGCTCCCTGGCAAAGGACGTGCTTCCCTGCCATGTTCACAGGATCCGGCTCGTGTGGGTGAAGCTCCCAAGCCAAGGGCAGCAGGATTTGTCCCTTGCCTTCTGCAGTAGGAGGGACAGTTCCAGGGCAGTGGGCGATTGGAAGTGACAGGAACAAACACATGGGGCTCATTAAACTGTCCTCGCCCTTTAATGGAGCAGGGGTCTCCTGCACCTCCTTGGACTGGGGATCCTGGGCACCGGTGAGCACCCAGGCCCCAGCCACAGGGCAACAAGTCGGCTCTGCCCACTCCGGGCAACACGGCTCCCCCAGGCAGAGCCTCCGGCTTTGTCTCATGGTTCTAAAGCGTGTGCTGCTGCCATGGTGACCAGGGAGCCAAACAGTAACGGGAGGGCAGCTGCCCCAGAGCCCAGCACCCGCCCCGTGACAATGGCACCTGGCAGGGAAAAGCTGGGCAAGAGCAGCAATGCCCCCTCGCGCCAGCAGCTCCTGAGAGAAGAGGAGGTAGGGCATGGAGCGGGCGATGAGcaggcctggagccagggcttgggggggtggggagggtgtagagatggggggcagggctggagccagggcctgggggggtgggcagggtgtagagatggggggcagggctggagccagggcttggggggagcagcagggtgtagagatgggggcagggctggagccagggcctggggggagcagcagggtGCAGAGATGGGGAGACAGGCAGGGAGACAGGGCCCAGGAGGGGTGGGCAGGAGGGCAGCCCCTGAGCACATAAAACGGAAGGGAACGGGGCCTGTGGAGTTGCCTGTGAAGGCCGAACTGGGCCTCGCCAAGCCCCATGGGCCCCATCATTGGCAGCAGCCCGGGGGGCTGAGCGGCTCCCAGCTGCATGGGGGGTGGGTCTCATCAATGCCGTAGACGTGGGGAGAGGCTGGCGTCCCATCTCATTCCTTAGGgcttgtcacggagtgtgggggagtccggccctgcacccctcttcctgggactctcagccagccagtaaaacagaaggtttattggacaacaggaacgcaggttacagcagagcttgtaggcacagccaggacccctcaatcgagtccttctgggggttcaaggtctttggatcccagcttaggataccctgaattcccaccacccagccccaaaccgaAACTGAAACTAACCCAactccccccagccagccccttcctttgtccagcttcccgggcaaaggtgctgacaccctccccctgcctagctcaggttacaggctgagcacctgtccctcacctaaagtcaccccctgctctcccatcccccacacagacagcccctactgcATCACAGAGCTGGATTCTATCCATGGCCACAGCCCCAGTCTCTTCATGTTACACCTGGCCTGACAGCAGGTATCCAATCAGCACCCCCTCGCCCCGTCCTGGGGTGTCCCCGGGCCAAACCCTGCCCTCCCTGGGGTGTTACGGGAGGTGACAGCGCCCCCAGCACAGCTCCCCAGTCAggccctgctttccctgccctacACCCCTGGGCTGAAGGCTCACTCGCCCCCTCTGCCTGTCACCTCCTGCTGCCTGCCCTGGAGCTCTCTGTTCATGGGCCGGGCTTTGTTGTCCGGCCACTGAGGGCTCCCGGCAGCTGGAGGGGATTATAACACGCAGATCCTGACTGCATGAGGATCTTAAAACTCTGGCACTTGTAAGACTTGGGGCATCAAGCCCAGCAGCCCAGCGAGCCCCAGCAGGAGTATTCACATTCTACCCTAAACACCTGCGCAGTGAGGATGTGCTCTGCTAGCCAGCTGCCAAGTTGCACTGCAGAGCTGGCTCCATGGTAGTGCTGGGAGTCCTCACTCTCCTATTTCATACACCACTGtacaaagcactttgggatcgtTCAGGGTGCCAGGTGCTAGGAGCTGTCACCCCTTTGCCACCCGAACGGGGAGGCCCTTTGAACCAATCACTTTCCCTTGCTGGGGCTTGGTGATTTTGCCTCCTCCCAGCTGCTAGTTCAGGGCAGCAACACAGCCTGGGGAGAGGCTGGGCCCCGGGCTAAATGTACCCTTCTTGTTGCAGCTGGTGAAGAAGGAGGCTGCCTACGAGAACCTGGTTAAAAGGTAAATGGGTTTGTGGAGGGAGGTTTCTAGCTCTTCATTACTGTGATTAAAGCCGCTTCTCTGTGGAATTATGACtcccagcatgtctggcagcagtgtgctggggggcagcagggggctacTGACAGAAGGAACCACTAGGGTAAGgggaccatattttcccaaaggaaaaCAGGACACCACATGGGGCCAGCCCAAGGAcatctgtcccccacccccaaagtggGCCCCCACTGCCACCCAACAGCATGGGGCCAGTGCCCCACCGACCTGCCCAAGCAGCTCCCGAACCCTCCCTCCGGCTCAGGACTGGTGTTGCTGctcgcacccccaccccctgcccctgcatgTTCCTCCACACCCCCTGGGGTCACACCCCACAAACTGCTCCCTTTAAACTCCACATGTTCCCTGAGTGCAGCCCAGGGCCGTCACCTCTCCCCAAAGCAGAGCAATTGACCCCTCCCTAGGATCCCGGGGCCTGGAGGAGAAGCCAGCGAGGGTGGGAGGCTGCTGGAAGTGATGGCTGCTAAGGGCCCCTATTGATGGCCCCTGACATCCCCCCCAGCTCCATTCAGATCGGGGGGGCTGCTCATGTGGCTCTAGCCAGGGGCCCAGGGCCAGacaaagctcccctcccccctcggCTTGGGGCCGGATCCTGGTCCTGCCCATGGATGTCAGCAAGGAGGTTcagtggctgcaggcagcactgCTGGGGCACAGAAGCCAGGTGCCTGAAGAACCATCCCTGGTTATTTGGATGTTTATCCCCCAAGCACAGTGCAACCATCGCGGGAGCTGCAGGCACTAGGGCTTGTTTCACTGCCAACCCTGGAGACCCCTTCGGGGTCAGCACAGTCAGAGCTAAGCTGGCCCCAGTCGCCCGCTTCCTGGCCTGTCCTTCGCACAGGTGCGCGCGCACAcgcacgcacatacacacacggCTTTCACCGGCTTCGCACGGCCCGGAGTATATGCCCCTTTTCTCCTCAGTTGCATCATTTCACTAACCCCAGATGTGAGAGGACCCCCAAGCCCAGGCTGTGGGTGTGCTAGAGCCCAGCAGTCGccagggggaggtgggggtggcgGGGGTGCTGTTGTGTTGGGAGCTGCCTAgacacagagcaagagacagtccctgctccaaggaccATGTGCTCTAAACAGACAAGACGAGgcgggaagggaaactgaggcacacagtctCCCACATCAGGAGACTAAGCAACCATTCAGTGCCCAGGAACCTGAACACTaggaaacaaaagtgaaagtgTCACATGCATTTTGACTGGCAGCGTGAGGGACCTGCAGAGGCGGGGGAGGCGGCAGGGAAGTTCCACTGACTCAGTGCAGCCAGGTGCTGACTCAGGCAATGGGGTAAAAGTCAGCCCAGGGGTGAGGCGTTTGGTTCTGTCCCCTTCGGCCTCATTCTGCATTTCCATGTAACTCACTCCCCTCTGCGCCGGGGAGAGCTGCAAAGGCTGCCCTGGCTCAGTGGCCCCCTCCCCCGGCCTCTCGTCCCcgcagctgggagtggggccgAGTCCTCTGTGTGCAGAGGGATAAGCAAGAGGAGAAGAGAGTGGTGAGGGGCTGCCAGAACCTGTGGGCAGGCATCACAGAGGAGCTTCGCTTCGCTAACAAGGCGCTGCTGATGGTAAggctgggaggagcagaggggcgCTGAACCTGGAGGAGCAGGGCCCCCCAGCAGTGTGGCTGGAGAGGCTCGTGCTGGTAGCAGGGGTTCCAGGCTGCGCACCTTTCACACCCGCTTTGTGCAGTGAGAACGGGGCAGGGGACGTCAGGGGAGATCACTCACTCTGGGCATCGCCACAGTCAGCTCGATCCGGTCCCCCTTTGCACCACAAGCCTCTGGCCCCAGCAGGGCAGGAGTTGGCTCCTCGTGGGTGAGGGACAGCGGGATCGGGGCGGGGAGTGTTTCATTTGGAGGGATACGGCCCGACCAAGTCACAGGGGGAAATGCCCCAGAGCCAGCGGCCTGAGGGAACCTGCTGCGCTCCCCCTGCTGCCTTTGCAGATCTGCCCATCCCACCGAATCCCAGTTCCCTCCAGTGGCATCAGCAGAGGTGCAGTGCGAGGGGAGGGTCAGGCCCAGCCCACAGCTCTCCCCACTGCAGGCTCAGCTGCTGCCCACgtggtggggggcactgggcgAGTCCCCttcctgctggggggggggagtgggctggtttccacccagccctgcagcaggcaaTGGGACCAGCAAGATgccagggaagggcagaggggtCCTGGCTTCTCACACAGCTCTTGGCCTCCCTGTCAGGTCCGGCGCGCGGCCCTGCGCTACCTTCTGCACTGCGAGCACCAGCAGCTCCAGCGCGAGCTGAACCACGGTGGGAAGTCCTTCTATGTGGAGAGGCTGTGAGCACCCAGCTTTGGGGAGCAGTGTCTTACCCACACCGGCCCCCTCGCTCACCAAACTGCGACCCACTGCGGCCCAGGTTTCCATGGAACCCCAGACTTTGCACCTGACAGCACTTCCCCATCCTGCCCCAGAGCCGCCTTCCCGACAGGACATTTCAGAGACAGCGTCAAAACCTCCTGAGAATATTAAAGTGTCAAGCTAAGCGGAGCAGCCTGAGGCTCTGGAGAGAGGTGGCGTTTAGATCCCAGCACTGAGGGGGCAGCGCAGAGGCAGCCGGAGACACCATGTCATGGGGCAGATTTGAAGAAACTCCATGCATTTAGCAGAGACCTTTGCCTCTTTGCTGGGGCGGATGAgctcccctgccaccctcccgatTATGCCGCAGAAGCCCCACCAATGGGGTTGGAATAACGGATCTAATGTGTGTGTGAGCATCTCGCTCTGGGGGCAACTCCCGTCCATGTGGGCACAGAGTCAgctcagggccggcttcagggcacttggcactggccacgcACTGAAGCTGGTTGTGTCACTAGAATTCCCAAGAGAGCTTAGGCTTCCCTTTGCCCTTCCCATCCCAAGGCCTCACAGCACTTTGGGCAGGAAGCCTCCCAGTGGCCTGGCAGCATCATTATCAGCACTGtactgaggggaaactgaggcagggggcaCAGAAGGATCTTGCACCAAGATTATGCTGCAAGTTAGTGGTGCAGCCAGGTACAGAaaaccccaggagtcctggctcccggtccccttcccccaccaccagccccctgctaacccaccagaccccactcccctcccagagccagggacagaacccaggagtcctggctcccaggcccccgcCCActcacccaccagcccccactcccctcccagagctggggacagaacccaggagtcctggctcccaggcctccTACACCTGGTGGCCAAGTGGGTTAATGTAACTAGAAGCGAGACAACAAAGTCCTGGAGCAGCCCGGGGTGAGCcaagcctcctgctgggctgcagggagggaacCCGGCAGCACCTGCCCGGTGGAGATGAGCTAGCAGCGTAGGGCAGCCAGATCCCTGTGTGTCAGAACCGCAGCTGGTGGTCTCATGCAGCGTAAGGCCCTGTCCCTTGGGGCTTAGCACCGCGTGGGGTGGGGTTAGCTAGAGCTGTGGGGACCCCCACCCCTGAGGCCAGGATTTCCCAGCTCCAGAGTGATGAAGCTCCTCCCTGTGGGGTGCAAGGCCCCCATTGCTGGCTGGCTGGTGTCCAAGGAACCCTCCCCGGGATCCAGGTCACCCCAGCTCAGGGAAGGGATGTTGGACTCAGCAGCGATGGATACACGCTGTGGCTGAGGGGTGCAGAGGGAACTGGAGCAGCAGCATTCCAGCAAGGAGGGGTCTGGGTACGAGAGGAAGCATGTCTGAACACGCGACACATGCACACACGCGTGTGTgcactcacacacatgcacactccccCTGGTGAGAGCACAGCACCCAGGTGCCAACCTGCTCTCTCCACGACCAGTGATGCACTGCCTggctctgtccccagcctggCTTCACTGCAGCCCCTGGAGCTCGAACCCCCGACCTGGGGTCACTGGCCGAAGCAGGAGACACCACCCAGCACTGTCAGTGCAGAGTGGGGGGGTCTCAGCAGGGGATCCCCAGGGTACGGACTCAcctccccatgcaccccccaaCATGCGTACATGTTCCCTCACTGCACCCACTGAACACTCCGCCCTGGCACCGTtgacccctcacacacacacacacacacacaccctgacatGTCACACACTCCCAGCACAGCTCACACGCACCCTCAGGGCCACGGGCCTGTTCCAGGAGCCGCACTGAGCCAGGCCAGCTGCTCCGGCTTGAAAGGGCAGATAACAAAAGGCGCATGTCATGGGCCTTTGTATTTATCCCCTGGGATCACTCACCCTGCgctctggctgctgggcctgCCCCGTCCCGCCAGCGTGGCTtctcccccagctccagcagaGGGATCAGGGGCTTTCAGGGGCAGGGAAGGTTTGCAGAACAAACCCcccttctccttttccccccgacttgtctccccagccctggctgaTTCCTACAGTCCAAG includes:
- the CFAP141 gene encoding cilia- and flagella-associated protein 141, producing the protein MAPGREKLGKSSNAPSRQQLLREEELVKKEAAYENLVKSWEWGRVLCVQRDKQEEKRVVRGCQNLWAGITEELRFANKALLMVRRAALRYLLHCEHQQLQRELNHGGKSFYVERL
- the LTAP1 gene encoding protein C1orf43 homolog, with product MRFAMKSRRGPHVPVGQHAPKDLKEEIDVRLSRVQDIKYEPRLLAEDDARLFQLETPGSQCCYNYLYRMKALDAIRASEIPFYVEGRHPQSLMGKNFHAYLLELRNSSTPFRGIRKTLIDTLLDGYDTARYGTGVFGKMEYLKYQGALTELANIIKARGGSSQRQHQSAAKDLTLSPDISNPTTIQVTYLPSSQKSKRAKHFLELKSFKDNYNTLESTL